The DNA region AAAAACTCTTGAGAACGACGATCTCAGGGAAGTATTAAGAGATTTGTCAGACCAATAACATTCATGGTACGTTAAATTAAAAACCACATATAACCAACggctgatttaaaaaagttGCACAGCCTCTTGACTAACAGTTTCCAGATGTTGCTCCCCACAGTtatctgtaaaacaaaacaccTTCCCATTAAACGATTATCTGAATTGCATACTCTTATGAGGTATGTAAATGCCAAATAGCTCTCCTTGTAATTTGTCATAATTTTAAAGGGCAAGGCATTGCATTCAAAGTCAAGGACTTTATGGCAAAGTGTGTGAAGCATGGATGTCAAACAGGAAAATACACCCTGCAGTaggtttttctatttttaagcAATCATTACTTTGCATAATACCACATTCCTAACACTACATTAGTAAATCTTCCAGGAATTATGACTCATTAATTACCCTTTATGATTAATCAGGGTTATTTAAGTCCACATGTTAAAACCATTTGTCCACAATAAAATAAGACTATGAATGTACAGTCATGCTAGCGGCTCTGTGAGTCACGCTAAAACAAACTCAACTAAGGTTAAGAtccaatgtttgtttttggtccagtcaaataaatgacaatgttaaaatgcatattttttttagtttagtgtTTTAGGTTTTTTCAGTTCATCATGTGTGTAACATGGATGGATTGGTTGGATTTCATTCCAGTCCATATAATAGTTGTTGAAACATTTTACTCCAAAGCATGTCAACCTCATTGAGGCACTAAAGCAAAGGTCAGGGTATCAAAAAAGCAACATCTGTGGAAATGTTCTGACCCAAAGTGATGGACTGACCAACCAACACTGCCATCCCTAGTGCCACACCAAAGACATGGCTAAAAGTCAACTGTGTCCCCAAGATGATAAAAACAGTTGAAGGTTTTTCTAAATGTTGTTCTACCTATTTGGGTAAAccataaaaatgtgtcatgtaCCATTTATCAAATTTAAAGGATTCTCTTTGCAAAAACTGCTGTCACACAGGACATGAAATAGTTCACAAAgtaacagctttaaaaaagtgtgagtcattttctctcagtaggaatttcatttttcacatgttGGATATTTGCTGATGATTTCAATGTAATTGTTTTTCCAACCGAAAGCTCCAAAATACTAAAAGGTGCAGACATTCCCAGAAAGGCATCCTCCTTTCTGCTGACTCACTGTTCTCACTCTGTATTTTGTGAAGAATGTTCTGCAATTGCTGGCTGAACAACTTCAACAAAACCGCcacaataaataacatattttttgttttgtttcattttgagtttgttttttgtttagcttTATTGCTTTTACTGTAACTAGTGTTTGCTGGCATGAAAGGTGAATTAAGTATTCAAGTCTCAACTGGACCACACATACATGGATGACTACACACATTAATTCACAGTGCGAACACATGAATTCCCACACAACCAGATCATCATTCTGCTCCAACAGTGCTTTACTGCAACTTGTGGTATCATGACGACCACACAGAGAAATGACAAATTGAGCAATATTAGTCAAGACTACAGCTGGACCTCATATGCcataaataataatgagaagGAAGAAACAGGATGAAAGGGTATGTCCCGTACTGCAGTGTTACATTGTAAGATACTATGTTTGGAggcctttttccctttttgataTATTGCGTAgaaattacttttttgacaGTTCGCATGATTACAAAATTGACAAAGTACAAAATTTAACAGAGGTTTACCTTTTGATTTCATTACAAAATCTACTGACACAAAATCCCATGGCTGGTCCAGTTTGGTGTCACCCCACAAACTGAAGCAATTTCATTGAATTATGAGACACTTTTTTGAGATGTCATGCCAACAAATAAACAGGTCGGAAAACCTTTTTGGTGGTGGTAAGAAGATTAATACCCCATTCAGACAGACACAGTGGGTGGTTTATCTGGATAAGACAACCCACGTCAACTCACGTCAGCCAACAGTCACTCAAGACAAAAACGCCACTCTTATCATTGAAACTGATAATAGAGCATTACTTGTTGCAGTGATATTTTATAAGGTGGtcacacaatgaaaataaacccTGATAAACAGATGACTGCCTGGAGCAGGTTCACTGTTGACTGTACCCACCGTGTTCATTCCTCAGAGTACAAACAACGTCCAATTTTATTGACGTCAGATGTGATGCTTGGCTGGGTAGTGATGATGGAAATGTTGCAGTGTACTCATGTTGAAAACGTGTTATGTGAAAGGCAACGATGCAGGTTTGACCCGTGTCCAACAATCCCATATGAATGGGTTCAACGTGGGCTTAACGTGCGTCACTAGACCCGGATCATACGTGTGTCTGCTGTCTGAAATATGTATTAAAGTCTTCAGCCATGGTAATACAGGCATGCTAACATTCTTACATTGAAAAATACTAAGTACGGCTGACACTGATGGGAATGTTATTAGCTATCATTACAAACTGCAGTGttgacctgatggtggtgcCAGAGGAAATGTAGAAGATTACCAATCATAGCTGTACCAAAcatcatggcaatccatccataAGATATTTCACTAAAGCCAAAAATATGAACCTGCTGGTGGCATGAGAGGAAACATCAGGGTATAAACAAAATCATTAGGACTCATCCTCTATGAATGTCAGTACAAAATGTTGTTGCTATCGTATagtttcagtctggaccaacaCACCGTCATTTCATTCCTACAGCCATTCCACAAGCACAAATAAAATTACAACATGAACAGTTTCATCGATCTAAAAAAATGCACAGAAAGAGATCTTTCTATGCATCAATTTTTGGATTCATTATTAGCTTCATTTTGCAAGGCAGGAGCCACTACAGTTCTAATAAGCTGACCTGGACTCCCCAAACCATCTGTAATTGATGTTTATTGACCATCAGGAAGCTTGATTCCCATCCTGATTGATTGAAAGGCCATTTCCTTCTAAATCCTGCCTCTATTGGAGCACAGATGTGCAGGACACATCTGCAAAGATTAGGAAATCACTTCGCCTAATGCTCTGGCATTATTACGATGCACAGCTCAATTTTCATGGAAGATGAGCTGTACGGTCAGAAACACTCTCCCAAGTGCTTGCCTGTGTTATGGAGGGCAGGCAGCCACCATCACGCCTAAATCAGTAGTCATTTACCAGTGTACAGGATCTGATGTCACAAAACTCTAATGTGAAAATCTGTCTGTAATTTTAGAACAAAGGGGAGCTGCTGCAAGTCACGGGGGTTATCAAGACAACTCCTCCCATCACAGATGTTTTTGTTAAACCAGATTCCTCCAGAAGAAGCCAAACTACAGCCTGTTATTTCAGCTACTACAGTTAGCCTATTTAAAGAGCTACTGCAGGAAACATACTTAGAAACATTTCACATGAGCACAGCTTTTATGTATTTTGAAATTTGTGGTTTTTATGGGGAGTTACATGTAACTACTTTTTGACGAACAATAGTTTATCCATTCTCCCAGTTTTTCTATGCCATTGTATATGTAAAGATCTGAAAGTATAACTCTAACCTTCCACATCTCAGTTTTAGTAGACACAGATACCAAACACGCACAAGATATAAGGCAGAATACaatggtttttattttcagatcTGCATCATTTAAATATAGATACACTGATTTTTGAATTATGTTACATTTCAGCGTGATGCAGGAAAGGACGTGGTGGTGGACCTCTGTTTCGGCGGCTTGACAAGCAGAGCATACTGTCCTAGACTTCCCAGCATGGCCGGTACACTCGTCCCACCATGCACCTCATGGTGTCCCTCCTCAGGATGGGGATGCTCAGGTCCTGGCCGGCCTCTCTGTGATCGATGAGCTGGTTGTTGTCTTCAGCTCTGCGCTTTAGGGAGAGTCCGTTGTGCAGCACCCGCAGGTCCCTCCACAGACTCGGATTGGCAACGACGATGACCCTCGGTCCTCTGGTTTTGCCTGCAGCGGCCAGATCTGCATTGAGGAAGCTGTTTTCTGTCCCTTCTTCACTCAGCAGTGAAGTGAAAGTATCTTGCTCCAGGGAGGTGTCTTCAGTCTTGCCCATGGGCAACGCCACTGACAGCGCATAGCACTCAAATAAGAGTGCTGCAGCAAAGATGACAGACATGAGTGACTGCCTCATTGTGAAGATCTTCCAGGAGGTGTAAGGCGTTGGCTTTGAGGATGAATTTCTCTCCAGAGCTCTTGCTTCAAGTTCTGACTTCTAGATGGTATCACGCGCTTATATACCATTTCTGATGTGCAGGATTGGCCACGTTGTATTGTTTTTCATGACAGCTTCTCCTGTTGTGCTCCGGAAATGAGCCAAAAGCATTAGAAGGAAGTTGAATCGCTCTCTTGCAGTGTTCAAGTGTGTTGTTTCGGCagaaatttaattaaaatcatcCTGATCATGATGGCTGAAATACACCCTTGACGATGAAACAGTGGGAATTCTTTGAACAGGTGACAGCAAGAGCAACATTAATCCAATATTACTGCCCTTTAAAACAACGAGAGTGGATTACCCACCCATGAAGCTCTTTGTGGTGTTAGATACTGTGTGACGAAGCTGTCCACTCACATTGTTCCAACAGTGTTCAATAAGGGATTTAACCTTGGATTAGAGcagaaaaccaaacaaatgaTTCCTGAAGGGTTTGTGTGTGGCAGCTCCTTGTCGACGtgtcaaaaaataaagtgaagttAGGAAATGTGTCTTTTAGTAGAATATACAATAGATGTACTCCCAGGGCCCTGTGGTGAAAGCTTATTTGATCTCTAACCAGACCAGAGCATAATTACAATCTCACCTAATTATGGTTGCCAGATGGGTGCTGCAGGAGCTCTCTGCACACCTGCGCTTGCATAAGATCCAGACTAAATTAGTTAATATAATTTATGCAGGTGAGATTAGAGTCAGATCAAAAGTGTTGACAAATTAACAAGTTTCTATCTGTATTTCAGATAATTTCATGACATCTGCTGTTCCAGGAAAGTTTGATAAAAGTCGTTCTCCGCATAAAGTCTTTGGAGCAGAGGTTGAATATAACGAGTTTATGAGCACTAAAAGCTTATTACGCTTAACACAACTAAACTCAGAGACATGATTTGCAGCACATTACAAAACGTTGATGGCTAGACGTATAATTTGGTATCATTAAATTGTTAAGGTTATTTTAGTATTGGTAATGTGCAGCCGGGCAATTCAGATGGGAAGTACTGTGGAGCGTTTCTTATTGAAAACCATGTCTGTGGTTTCTAAAAAGTCTGGCATTTGATAATTACCTACACCCTGTTTTTATTACTGTCTGAAAGGCTTTGTGTGGTTTTATGGAGACAGATGGTTTTGTTTTAATCCTATCTTTCATTCCTAGATGTCAGATATTCATATGTATTGTTGATGGGATGAGTGGAGCTCTTACTATGGAGTAGGTGTTAACTCAACTGagattgttgatgtttttggaGGAAAACCATGTGGATCTGttaaaaagagatttaagaAATGAATGGTTGTTTTGTCCCTGAATTTCTGCCAACACCTCCAATCAGCTTGGTAACCATGCCAGAAACAGGACTAATGAAAAAGATTGTAGTCTCTCATCTTAACTATATTTGGTTTCTCATACTTCCTTTTCCCGTAAACTACATCCAGTTTGTTATCTGCAGTGTTGAGAAATGGTGACTAATGTTTGTACGTTTTAACAAAATAACCCTGAGAAGTAGTGGCAGGGACCATTTTCCATGTTTGGCCTTGGGTGTAAGGGAGCAGCCGCCTGCTGAAGGTGAATCAGCTAATAACAGCAACAGCGCTACACCTCgtcaaaaagaagaagaagaagaaggaaaaaggtcCTCTGAAAGCAAAGAGGGCAAGAAGTGCTGAGCAGCTGACTACACTGATGGCGCCAACTAAAACACAAGAATTCAGCTCGGGGAGTTTGAAGggggtgagaaaaaaaaaaagacccaacCGGTGTGCTGAAGGAAGACAGTGACTCTCACATAACGCACACAGCGGCGCTCCTCTTTATTACGATACTGAGCGGTGGGCCACACGGCTCAGGCTCAAGTGTTATTCCAGCTACGTAAATACAGGACACAGATCTAACAGCGGTGAATGTATTAACAGGCACAAATTGAATTATGTTGTTGAAATTCCAACACGGTACATTCTGCCAGCCGGGTTCTGAGGTAGGATCGATTGAAATCTCAGTTTTCTTTTGCTCACGGACAAGTTTAGTATTTCTATACCGCAACATGCACAGTGGAGATACTTTACAGGGCAGGAAGTTCTGGTTGTAATTCACTGGATGTTCTCAAAGAATCAACTAGAGAGCTCAGCTTTTATGCCAAGACAGAGGTGGAAAGTAGTTCACTAACTATGAGATCTTGTAGTATGATATTAAAAACTCgagtatttccattttggaAAACGTTATATGCGTCATCTACTTTATTTCAGAGGACATATTGCACTTTTTACTCTTTTGTACTTGTATGTTTGTCATTGTGTTCATATTTTCCAGCTGACATTGTAGAAAAAGACAAGGAACAAGGTGTCACAGAGACATATGACGTGCATCGAAAGGCCTCCAGCTGGAATCTTACCCGTTGTCACCACTACCAAATCAAGATTTTACACAAGAACTCGAGGAAACCACTCAGGCATTGAAATAAGGTGCTGACTCAGATTTTATTAAAGAGCCAAGgaccttctctccttcttccaaAGTTTTTACAACCAACATGAGATAAAGCTTAAATAGGTGTACTGTGGTTAAAAACCGCTAGAAagtttccagctgtttttcgttatttccttctgtcttttctaTCCTCAATTGATCTGAAAGTATAAAAACATCTTGAGCCACCAGCAAAACTAAATCGACTCATCTTCACTTGTACTATTCGTGACCTTGGATTTGTCATCTCTAAAGTACTTCCAGATTTTGGACAAAAGCGATGGCACCAGGCATGGATGAGATTAATGCAGCTGTACAGGATGTTGACAAGTCTTAAATTGACTTCAGTCAAgtctattttatttgtatagcccaaatttgcctcagggtgTTTACAATACAGCATCTTCTATTATGAGAACCTTGATTCAGATAAGGAAAATCTATAAATGGATTGATAATGTATATTAAGAATCCTATAAGACATACTTTATTGTTGGTACTACTCCTAGTAACAACAACCATAGCTTACAGGTTGACTGAAAACTATGCAGATGGGACAGTGACAGcgaaattaaagaaaatagtCCCCTTCctaatataaacacaatatcAGGCTGAAAGAATTAAGTTGAAGGGGTCGTCACATGTTTGTGCTGAAACTGGAATTCCAAGAATTCCCTTTGGACTTAAAATGATCAACCATGTCTCATTCCATTCGTATCCCGATGATGATAATGACTGCAAAACACCTCCACTCCCCTCGACTCCAAACACTTTGAAGAGCCCGAAGATGAAAGCCAGATAATCTGAGGCTCACACTCATAATGGGAGAGGGTGTGTGAGTTGGTCTGGGGTGAGGATGTGACTGCAGAGGAagataaaagtaagaaaaagatgaaaggtGATCATGGATCTGTTGCTTCATCTCATAGTGATTTGCTAAAACACAAAAGCATCAAATACCCACAGGAGATGTAATCCCCTCACACGAGCTGCGAGTAAGGATGAAGGCTTTTCCaagtgaaaagaaagagagaaacagtcCAACGCACAAGATATCTCGTCAATATATCTGCAGAGATGCTGGTCGTCATGGAGATGGTCAGTCAACATGCAACCACAATGCGATACAAAAATAGCAACATTGGCGCTCTGTGTGTTGGTTAGAGGCGAGTGAAAGCCCTGTGAAGTTCTCAGCATCATGCTTTTCGATGAAGGGATGGAATAATGAACTACATGGATCCGAGTTGGATAGAATTTGATCCCCCTCCAGCTCAGTGACCACACATAAGCCACGATGTTAAAGCTGTTTCTCTAAGCTCTGAAAAGCTCCTTTCACATATTTGCTCTAGGAAAAATATCTTGAGCTTTTTTTGATAGAGGTTTTTCTTACAGTATATGTTGATACTACAAGGGCTGGAAAACTTATCTCAGTCTCTTACTCTAAGAGATGGGAATGCAATATTATCTGCAGATGATAACAATGTAAGAATCAAAAAGAGGATATTTCTGTTACTCCCTATTtactatgtatgtatgtagtggTGCAGAAATTTCGGACGCAGATGTGTTGGTTGTTCCTTATGTTACCAGGGAGACCCATCTTCAACCAGACTGCATCAAACCATGCCAACACAGACCTGATGAAGCACATTAGCTGAGCTTTTTAGTTTTCTAAATAGCTAATAACTAAGGATGTTctgtaaaaaataacttttaaacacTTAACTTCAACTTATATTCTTGTTTCTTTGTTCATACATATTTATGTCATACAACTGTTACAGAGAGATTCTCAAGATTTGACCTTGCATGTGAAATTGTTGCTTTCATTTCCCATGTGCCATATTTGACAACCCTGCATACATCATGTAAATTTATCAGAGACATGCATATGTAAAGTGTCACAAGTAAAATGGTTTTCCACgtgatataaaatgtaaagtacAGTGACAGTTCATAGATTGCATAAGATTTTTTTAACATCTGGATAAAAAGACGTTACCCTTTATGTTTCTcagttctttttctttcttattcaaaatgatcaatatcaaaattaaaatgtatttttagttagcatgttagctggtgatgttaaatgttgaaaagGTTTCCATACCAGAGGAGTTGCTAATTAGTGCACTAGATATAGATGAACATTATTATGGTTGGATAAATGAGTAGGCCACAACATTCAGTTAAAACTGTGAAACAAGCCAGTTTGGCCAGCTATTGTAGCTTAGTTTAGGCACATGCAGTGTGGAAGTTTTAAGCAGCTGACTATTTGCTCTTTGCTTGGGTGAGGGGGGATTCAAaggcattttaaatgtattaggTCAATGTTTGAGAATTATGTCACCTGTGAGATTGCCCACTATAATCATAACAGTATGGCGCAATACTCATTGTAGGTGCTAATGATAGGTATGACATTTCATATTAATGCTTTCTTCCTTAGGAGTGTACACCCAACTTTTGGCACATGTCACTTTGTGTATTGATAACTGACCAGCTAGTCTCTGCATCCTCAATGCAAAATGTTGTCTAtacatctatccatccatccatccatccatccatccatccattttcaaCCGCTTATATGAAGCCAGGCCACAGTGGCATTAGGCTGAGAAATGAAGCCCAGACACCTCCAGCTCCTCTACGGGGTTCccaaggcgttcccaggccaggagagatataCAGCATAATCCCTGCAgcgtgttctgggtctgccctgaggtctcctcccagttggatgTGCCTGGAACACCTCTAATCCTCCGTTGTCTATTCACTTAAGGGTCAACTGTTGATGTCGATGGCTGAAAGAACATGGAGGAACTTTTTTGGACGATTCAGAGTAAGTCCAAAATATTCATCGCTTGAACGCTTGAAGTTACCAAACTATGTATGTACTTTTTGACAAAGATACACAACTTTTGCATTACACTACAAtgatttctcattttcattttaaatatatttgtggagggtgggaggaagggaTGTGCCCTTTTCCCTTTGTAAAGTTCTGTTTTTCttgcatacatatatacaacAGAAAAGCAAGAAACCCTGTCAGCTTTTTCTTGTAGGAAGGTACGTATTTCGGTGACTCTACCTCACCTCTGCACTGATGCAATCACAACAGATTGTATGTTTGATCTATTCTCGTAGCACATGTGGAATTTACAGGCACAATAATCACACATCACTATGAAATAATGGGTGGACACCTATTAGTTAGCGTGGCATGACGAGGCACAGTGTGATAGTCTAGTGTCCATAAAACATTGATTAGATTTCTGACTGTGTTTCATGCTGAGGTGGTAGACTCTTCCAGACACACTGGCTGCCTGACAGTGAAAACTCCTCTGCTGTATCTCAGCAACAGACTCAGTGGATTGTTTCTTTGTCTCATATTCACGGTAACAAGCACAGAGTGTTAAATTTAGCCATGTTCACATCAATATGAATAAATGGTATTGTGATTCTCAATGAAAAAGATTACTGAGCAAATAATTACATTCTTAAATTGAATCCCCCCCCTCCTAACAATGAGgtacagtgcagtgtgtgttgatTCTTGGTTTGGCAGAAAATGATGTTCACCTTCAGGGTTTAACAAGAGCGCTGCAGCTCCTACTCTGAAAATATGAGGTGAGGTTCTGCTTTAAACAGACAGATTGTAGATTGTAGGTGAGGGGGCAACAGAACAATACAACCCCATCCAATAAAGTGGACTATCAAGGAAAGGTAGAAATAACTTCACATCATAATTACCTTCACATGTTctaattaatcaatcatttttattatttcaaaagTTAACCAATAACTTACTGCTGTAAATGTGAAATGCCTGAAACCATCAGAACTGTTCCAACATTGATTTTTGGTGGTgaccaaaagaaaaagtgtgaaaattaaaatacaaaaataaattaatgttataattcaagaaaaactgtatattttgcAAGCATGGTATCTTATTCTGGACCTTATACTGT from Scomber scombrus chromosome 15, fScoSco1.1, whole genome shotgun sequence includes:
- the pmchl gene encoding pro-melanin-concentrating hormone, like: MRQSLMSVIFAAALLFECYALSVALPMGKTEDTSLEQDTFTSLLSEEGTENSFLNADLAAAGKTRGPRVIVVANPSLWRDLRVLHNGLSLKRRAEDNNQLIDHREAGQDLSIPILRRDTMRCMVGRVYRPCWEV